A genome region from Bradyrhizobium sp. WSM1417 includes the following:
- a CDS encoding YihY/virulence factor BrkB family protein — translation MPMRRAEQFDSWLLVAATTVFVLTAERYFQDSGLIRPGPPQDHRNSEANSPETSPTGAASQPGRGRRAKSPFAIPWAGWKDILWRTYQRIDEDRLLATAGGVVFFGLLAIFPAITALVSFYGLFADPSTISSNLQSLAMMLPEGAFQIVEDQVARVVSNGGATLGFTFLFGLVLAIWSANAGVKAIFDALNVAYEEREKRSFIRLNTVSLAFTVGGIVALLLMVGAVVAFPLALNHLGMAPESKLIVALARWPVLFVILLAALAVLYRFAPSRDAPRWQWLSPGAVTAAILWIAGSALLSWYLSEFANYNATYGSLGAAIGLMMWMWMSAIVIMFGAELNSEIERQTLRDTTTGAPRPLGTREAVSADTVGAAAPS, via the coding sequence ATGCCTATGCGGCGCGCCGAGCAATTCGACAGCTGGCTGTTAGTGGCAGCCACGACCGTGTTCGTGCTCACCGCGGAGCGGTATTTCCAGGATTCCGGCCTGATCCGGCCAGGACCTCCGCAAGACCATCGCAACAGCGAGGCGAATTCGCCGGAAACGAGCCCGACGGGCGCAGCCTCGCAGCCCGGCCGCGGCCGCCGCGCAAAAAGCCCGTTCGCGATCCCGTGGGCAGGCTGGAAGGACATCCTCTGGCGCACCTATCAGCGCATCGACGAGGATCGCCTGCTCGCGACCGCCGGCGGCGTCGTCTTTTTCGGGCTGCTCGCGATCTTTCCCGCCATCACGGCTCTGGTTTCATTCTATGGCCTGTTCGCCGATCCCTCGACGATCAGTTCCAACCTGCAATCGCTCGCGATGATGCTGCCCGAGGGCGCGTTCCAGATCGTCGAGGACCAGGTGGCGCGCGTCGTGTCGAACGGCGGCGCGACCCTTGGTTTCACTTTCCTGTTTGGCCTCGTGCTCGCGATCTGGAGCGCCAATGCCGGCGTCAAAGCCATCTTCGACGCCCTCAACGTCGCCTATGAGGAGCGTGAAAAACGCAGCTTCATCCGGCTGAACACGGTTTCGTTGGCCTTCACGGTCGGTGGCATCGTTGCCCTGTTGCTGATGGTGGGCGCCGTCGTCGCCTTCCCGCTCGCGCTCAATCACCTCGGCATGGCGCCCGAAAGCAAGCTGATCGTGGCGCTGGCAAGATGGCCGGTGCTATTCGTCATTCTCCTTGCGGCGCTCGCCGTCCTCTACCGCTTCGCGCCCAGCCGCGACGCCCCGCGCTGGCAATGGCTGAGCCCCGGCGCGGTAACGGCCGCGATCCTCTGGATCGCCGGCTCGGCGCTGCTGTCCTGGTATCTCTCCGAATTCGCCAATTACAACGCGACCTACGGTTCGCTCGGCGCTGCGATCGGCTTGATGATGTGGATGTGGATGTCCGCCATCGTCATCATGTTCGGGGCCGAGCTAAATTCGGAGATCGAACGGCAGACCCTGCGTGACACGACCACCGGGGCGCCCAGGCCGCTTGGCACCCGCGAGGCCGTCTCGGCCGACACGGTCGGCGCTGCGGCGCCATCCTGA
- a CDS encoding class I SAM-dependent methyltransferase — protein sequence MSTSTALKPTAAQPDLAVLKQRQHVAWSSGDYAIVGTTLQIVGEQLCEALDLRAGNKVLDVAAGNGNATLAAARRWCDVTSTDYVPALLERGQERAAADHLTVEFREADAEALPFADASYDVVLSTFGVMFTPDQDQAASELARVCKSGGKIGLANWTPQGFIGQLFKIIGKHLPPPAGVKSPALWGTQARLEEMFGGAASEIAAEPRMFVFRYRSPDHWLDVFKSYYGPMLKAFAALDETAQAALRHDLMTLLGEFNHADDGTVVVHSEYLEAVITKR from the coding sequence ATGTCGACATCCACAGCTCTCAAGCCGACCGCCGCCCAACCCGACCTTGCTGTCCTGAAGCAGCGCCAGCACGTTGCGTGGTCGTCCGGCGACTATGCCATCGTCGGCACCACATTGCAGATCGTCGGCGAGCAGCTTTGTGAGGCCTTGGATTTACGCGCTGGCAACAAGGTGCTGGACGTCGCCGCCGGCAATGGCAATGCGACGCTGGCCGCCGCACGACGCTGGTGCGACGTTACATCCACCGATTACGTGCCAGCGCTGCTCGAGCGTGGGCAGGAGCGGGCGGCGGCGGACCATCTAACGGTCGAATTTCGCGAAGCGGACGCCGAAGCGCTCCCCTTTGCCGATGCGAGCTACGATGTCGTGCTCTCGACCTTCGGAGTGATGTTCACGCCCGACCAGGACCAGGCGGCCTCCGAGCTCGCGCGGGTCTGCAAATCCGGCGGCAAGATCGGCCTTGCCAACTGGACTCCACAGGGCTTCATCGGCCAACTGTTCAAGATCATCGGCAAGCATTTGCCTCCGCCGGCCGGTGTGAAGTCGCCGGCGCTGTGGGGCACGCAGGCTCGACTTGAGGAAATGTTCGGCGGCGCGGCCTCGGAGATCGCAGCCGAGCCGCGCATGTTCGTGTTCCGCTATCGCTCGCCCGACCACTGGCTCGACGTCTTCAAGTCCTATTATGGCCCGATGCTGAAGGCCTTCGCGGCGCTCGACGAGACCGCCCAGGCCGCGCTGCGGCACGATCTCATGACCCTGCTCGGTGAGTTCAATCATGCCGATGACGGCACGGTGGTCGTGCACAGCGAATATCTGGAGGCGGTGATCACCAAGCGTTGA